The following proteins come from a genomic window of Coregonus clupeaformis isolate EN_2021a chromosome 2, ASM2061545v1, whole genome shotgun sequence:
- the LOC121533300 gene encoding monocarboxylate transporter 8-like, with amino-acid sequence MHPEHSSNPSTGQDKMGVNGIGDNQTEEEASSGEPPTEHCNEATADSEMEQKGGSPQDQEENQQAQKEDKGQDLGDSECKIPHEDSTIQLIEAGCLDSKPGVSPDSQSQSPAPMPGQSPGFVPPEGGFGWLVVFAATWCNGSIFGIQNSFGILHMMLVNDHADPNDKTSQFKVAWVGALAMGMIFFCSPVVSMFTDHFGCRKTAVGGATMAFIGLLSSGFATSLSLRYFTYGILFGCGSSFAFQPSLVILGHYFQRRLGLANGVVTAGSSLFSMGLPVLLTKVVEPLGLSRTFQILSLFMLVQALLALTFRPLLPQGASMGPPRPVGPAGSIPQTGGAARGSRWSRALTQVRKAFNVKVFHIVTYRVWAFGVATAVLGYFVPYIHLINFVKEQFKETQKEWILLVCIGASSGVGRLLFGKVGDLIPGAKKIWMQSVSFMVLGLMSMMIPQCTVFEGLIVVCVFLGLCDGCFITIMAPIAFELVGPMQASQAIGYLLGLMALPMTAGPPIAGLLRDYCGDYNMAFYLAGGPPIVGGMVLFFVPLIHRRQQRAFEGQGAGPEDPSTDHMEPPAGGPLACSNGDMLPGYTDVETHI; translated from the exons ATGCACCCAGAACACAGCAGTAACCCCTCTACTGGACAGGATAAGATGGGGGTCAACGGGATAGGAGACAATCAGACGGAGGAGGAAGCATCGAGCGGCGAGCCGCCGACAGAACACTGTAATGAGGCTACTGCAGACTCTGAAATGGAGCAGAAAGGTGGTTCTCCCCAAGACCAGGAGGAGAACCAGCAAGCACAGAAGGAGGACAAGGGCCAGGACCTGGGAGATAGCGAATGCAAGATCCCACATGAGGACAGCACTATCCAGCTAATCGAGGCTGGATGTCTCGATAGTAAACCCGGTGTGTCTCCGGATTCCCAGTCTCAGTCCCCCGCACCGATGCCAGGGCAGAGCCCCGGGTTCGTCCCACCCGAGGGCGGGTTCGGCTGGTTAGTTGTTTTCGCTGCTACCTGGTGTAATGGATCCATCTTCGGGATACAGAACTCCTTCGGTATCCTCCACATGATGCTAGTGAACGACCACGCAGACCCCAATGACAAAACGTCGCAGTTTAAAGTAG CCTGGGTGGGGGCCCTGGCGATGGGCATGATTTTCTTCTGTTCCCCGGTGGTCTCCATGTTCACTGATCACTTCGGCTGCAGGAAGACCGCTGTGGGCGGGGCCACCATGGCCTTCATCGGACTCCTCAGCTCTGGCTTCGCAAC GTCCCTCAGCCTACGGTATTTCACCTATGGGATCCTGTTTGGCTGTGGTTCGTCCTTTGCCTTCCAGCCCTCCCTGGTGATCCTGGGCCACTACTTCCAGCGGCGGCTGGGCCTGGCCAACGGTGTGGTGACGGCGGGCAGCAGCCTGTTCTCCATGGGCCTCCCGGTGCTGCTCACCAAGGTGGTGGAGCCACTGGGCCTCAGCAGAACCTTCCAGATCCTCAGCCTCTTCATGCTG GTCCAAGCCCTGCTGGCCCTGACCTTCAGACCCCTGCTGCCCCAGGGAGCTTCAATGGGACCACCAAGACCAGTGGGCCCCGCCGGGTCCATACCCCAGACAGGAGGCGCTGCCCGGGGCAGCCGCTGGAGCAGAGCCCTGACCCAGGTCCGGAAGGCCTTTAACGTGAAGGTGTTCCACATCGTCACCTACCGGGTGTGGGCGTTCGGGGTGGCTACGGCTGTGCTGGGTTACTTTGTGCCCTACATCCACTTG ATTAACTTTGTGAAGGAGCAGTTCAAGGAGACCCAGAAGGAGTGGATCTTGTTGGTGTGTATAGGAGCCTCATCTGGCGTGGGACGCCTCCTCTTCGGGAAAGTAGGAGACCTCATTCCCGGAGCCAAGAAGATCTGGATGCAG tcgGTGTCGTTCATGGTGCTGGGGCTGATGTCCATGATGATCCCCCAGTGCACGGTGTTCGAGGGGCtgattgtggtgtgtgtgttcctgggGCTGTGCGACGGCTGCTTCATCACAATCATGGCTCCTATAGCCTTTGAGCTGGTGGGCCCCATGCAGGCCTCCCAGGCTATAGGATACCTACTGGGACTCATGGCCCTGCCCATGACTGCAGGACCCCCCATCGCTG GACTCCTGCGTGACTACTGTGGTGATTACAACATGGCCTTCTACCTGGCAGGGGGCCCTCCCATCGTGGGGGGCATGGTGCTGTTCTTTGTGCCCCTGATACACCGGCGGCAGCAGAGAGCCTTTGAGGGCCAGGGTGCAGGGCCCGAGGACCCCAGCACGGATCACATGGAGCCCCCGGCAGGGGGCCCCTTGGCCTGCTCTAACGGAGACATGCTGCCTGGATACACTGACGTGGAGACACACATCTGA